A stretch of DNA from Bradyrhizobium algeriense:
CGGCAACGGCGATCACCACATCGTGCGCGGTGAGCTGCGCGGCATTGATCTGCATGACTGCATCATCGACATCATCCTCCGCGCCCTCGATGCTGGTGACGAACGCGCTGTCGCCGCCGGCGACGATGAAGCGGACGCGCTCGCTGGGCCAGGCGAAAGTCGGCGTCAGCTCGGCGCCGTCCTGGACCGCCACGCGGGCCGAGGTGCCGGCGCCGACATACACAATGCGTCCGTGATCACCCAGCGCCGCTTTGGCCGCTTCGGTCGCCGCAGTGATCGCGGGAAGGGCATGGCCGATCGCCGCGACTGCCGCAACCTGGCCTTCCCACATCGCTTCCATCGCTGACGTCAGCGACCATGCATCAAGATCGGCAAAGCGGGGATCGACTTCTTCGGTGGCCATATAGTTGATCCATGCGCCATCAAACGCGGAACTTTGAAGCCTGTTCATGGTCAGTTTCTCTCTTGGGCAGCTCAAGCCGCCCTCGCGCCACCAGTAACGCCCCGGCGGCCGCGTCGGCGTCAGGACACCTGAGGCGGGCGCGCAGGTCAGGCGTCAGCCAGGGCGTAATGGCATCCGCCAGCCCGCCTACCAGCGAGAGCCGGTCGATTCCTCTAGCCAGGAACAGATCGAGCAGATCGCCGATGGCATCGGCCGCGCGTTCGACAATGCGACGGCCGACCGGGTCGCCCTGATTGGCGTGCCGCATCACGATCGGCGCGAACGCAGCATAGTCTGCGGCCCTGGCTTCTTCAGACCAGGCCACCGCCTGATAAGGATCATGATCGAATGCGCCGAGCACCTCTGAAAGCAACGGGGTCAGCTCGCCGCGGCGATCCGCGGCCCGCAGCGCCAGTCGAACAACCTGCAGGCCGATGTCGGCACCGCTGCCTTCATCCGACACCGGAAAGCCGTAACCGGCGAGACGGATCTCGCGGCCGTCGATCAGGCCGACACCCACCGAGCCTGTGCCGGCGACCACGATGGCCCCGTCCGCGCCGCTATGCGCGCCGAGACAGGCCGCCAGGCCGTCGCTGATGAAGATGGCGGACGCAAAGGGATGCGCGATCTTGTTGAGCGCCGCTTCCGCACCCCGGCGACCGAGACCGGCCAGGCCAATTCCGGCGTGCATCCGCGCGAAATCCTCGCGCGTCAGCCCGGCCTGCGCGGCTGCCGCTTCGGTGGCCTCAATGATGGACCGCCAGGCCTTCTCGAAGCCAATCCGCGTCGTGGCAGGCCCCGAGCTCGCCGCACCGAGTACCTTGCCGTTTTCGTCCTCGATCCGGGCGCGGCAGCGGGTTCCGCCACCATCAATGCCGAGATACGTGGTACCTTTTGTTCCCATGGAAAGTTAACGCGAAGGTTTCGCTCGGGGTCCCCCCAAAGCTCCTTGGTGTACATATGAAGTCTTGTAGGTGACTCGCCTCACGAGTCCGTGACTGCTATTCTCGGATCAATACCGATGGGCGACGCTAATCCTTCCTCTCTCACGATTGCCGCGCAGCACATCTTTGACGGTGCCGCCATGCGCGGGCCGGGATCGGTCAGGATCTCGCAGGGGCGGATTGAAAGCATGACCTTCGGCGAGGCGAAGGTGCGCGCCTCAATCCACCTTCCCGCAGACGCGATCCTCGCACCCGGATTCATCGACATCCAGGTGAACGGAGGCGGGGGCGTTCTTCTCAACGACCAGCCCACGGAGGCTGGCGTTCGACGCATCGTTGAGGCGCACCGCAAGGAGGGGACCACGGGCTGCTTGCCGACCCTCATCACCGATCGCAGCGAGGTCATCGAGCGATTGGCTGCAGTCGCCCAGGATTGTCTGAAGATTCCCGGCGTTCTCGGCTTTCATCTGGAAGGACCGGCCCTCAACAGGTCTCGCAAGGGCATTCATCCGGAAGCCGAGATCCGCGTGCCCGATCGGCGCGATCTCGCCGCGATCAAAAGTTTTGGGGGCCGCGGCCGCTCCATTGTGACCTTGGCCCCGGAATGCGTGCCCGCGTCCATGATCGATGAATTGATCGGCGCCGGATTGCGTATCGCGGCCGGCCACAGCGACGCCACCGCAGCCGAAATCGGGCAGGCGGTCGATCGCGGTGTCTTGGGGGTGACCCATCTGTTCAATGCCATGTCGCAGTTGAACGCCCGGGAGCCGGGCCTGGTGGGCGCCGCGCTTGATGATGACCGGGTGTTTGCAGGGATCATCTGCGACGGCATCCATGTTGACCGCGCCGGTTTGCGTGTTGCCTTCCGCTGCAAGGGACGCGATCGATTGATGCTGGTCACCGATGCCATGCCATTGGTGGGCACGACGGACCGGCAATTCATGCTGCAGGGAAGGCCGATCATGTTGCACGAAAATCGCCTGACTGGCCCCGATGGCACACTCGCGGGCGCTCACCTCACCATGATCGAGGCGGTGCGCAACGCTGTTGCGCTGCTCGGAATCTCGCTTGCAGATGCCCTCATTATGGCCTCGCGGACATCAGCGGCATTTCTGGGCCTTGAGTCCGAGCTTGGACGGATCGCGCCCGGATACCGCGCGGACCTTGTCGCCTGCAATCCGAACTTCGAAATCGTCGGCACATGGATAGGCGGTGTCGGTTCGATGGGCGAGGCGAGCGAGGCTTCTCACCGAGGTTAGATGCGCAACCATCCCATCATCGTTCAAAAATATGGCGGTGTCTGTCTTGAAACACCGGCGAAAATTCGTGCGGTTGCGCGCAGTCTCGCCGACCTTCATGGCCGTGGTCATCGTGTCGTGGCGATCGTCTCCGCCATGGGCAAGACCACCGACCAATTGATCGAGATGGCTTATCAGGTAAGCCCTGCTCCCAATCGCCGTGAACTTGACATGCTGCTAACGACCGGTGAGCGCATCAGCATGTCCCTGATGAGCATGGCGCTTGCCGATCTCGGCGTGGCCGCGATCAGCTTCACCGGCAGCCAGGCCGGCGTGATGACCGACGACTCCCATTCCTCCGCACGCATCCTGGATGTACGGCCCATTCGCGTGCGCGAGGAACTTGATCGTGGACGCGTTGTAGTGCTGGCAGGATTTCAGGGCGTGAACCCCGTGACCAGGGAAATCACCACGCTCGGCCGGGGCGGCAGCGACACCACGGCGGTTGCGATGGCCGCGGCGCTAAAGGCAGAACGCTGTGAAATCATCAAAGAGGTCGACGGAATTTGTTCGGCCGATCCGCGCATCGTGCCTGACGCAAAGCCCCTGCGGCGAGTGGACTTCGCATCCCTGTCCGAAATGTGCTTCTGGGGCGCAAAGATCCTGCACTTTCGCAGCGTAGAGCTGGCGCAAAGTCAGGATGTGCCTCTGGTTCTCAAGCAGTGGGGCGGCGTTAAGCACGGCACGCAAGTGATGAAAGAGGTTGCAGGCATGGAAAACGGAAAGGTTCTGGCCGTCAACTCGATGGCTCGCATTGAGCATGTGGAAATCGACTCCAACGATCTCAATCACGGTTTCGAGAAATTCGCGCAGCATCTCAAGCAAAACAGCCTGTCCTGGCCGCAGCTCCTTGCATCACACTTCACCGCGGGAAAAACCAGCATGACCGTGGCCTGTGATTCAGAGTGGCTCGACGCCCTGTTGCGCACGCTGGAGCAATGCTCGGATCTGCGCAGGCAGCGCGAGGCTTCAAGCTCGGTTACTCTCACCTGCTTCGGCGGCGCTTCGTCGGAATTGCCGTTCAGGGCGTTGCAG
This window harbors:
- a CDS encoding aspartate kinase, whose protein sequence is MRNHPIIVQKYGGVCLETPAKIRAVARSLADLHGRGHRVVAIVSAMGKTTDQLIEMAYQVSPAPNRRELDMLLTTGERISMSLMSMALADLGVAAISFTGSQAGVMTDDSHSSARILDVRPIRVREELDRGRVVVLAGFQGVNPVTREITTLGRGGSDTTAVAMAAALKAERCEIIKEVDGICSADPRIVPDAKPLRRVDFASLSEMCFWGAKILHFRSVELAQSQDVPLVLKQWGGVKHGTQVMKEVAGMENGKVLAVNSMARIEHVEIDSNDLNHGFEKFAQHLKQNSLSWPQLLASHFTAGKTSMTVACDSEWLDALLRTLEQCSDLRRQREASSSVTLTCFGGASSELPFRALQVLGHHGIVPDKYVLSPHSVSLFVPVENREAAVRALHSLVQQT
- a CDS encoding BadF/BadG/BcrA/BcrD ATPase family protein — encoded protein: MGTKGTTYLGIDGGGTRCRARIEDENGKVLGAASSGPATTRIGFEKAWRSIIEATEAAAAQAGLTREDFARMHAGIGLAGLGRRGAEAALNKIAHPFASAIFISDGLAACLGAHSGADGAIVVAGTGSVGVGLIDGREIRLAGYGFPVSDEGSGADIGLQVVRLALRAADRRGELTPLLSEVLGAFDHDPYQAVAWSEEARAADYAAFAPIVMRHANQGDPVGRRIVERAADAIGDLLDLFLARGIDRLSLVGGLADAITPWLTPDLRARLRCPDADAAAGALLVARGRLELPKRETDHEQASKFRV
- the nagA gene encoding N-acetylglucosamine-6-phosphate deacetylase, with amino-acid sequence MGDANPSSLTIAAQHIFDGAAMRGPGSVRISQGRIESMTFGEAKVRASIHLPADAILAPGFIDIQVNGGGGVLLNDQPTEAGVRRIVEAHRKEGTTGCLPTLITDRSEVIERLAAVAQDCLKIPGVLGFHLEGPALNRSRKGIHPEAEIRVPDRRDLAAIKSFGGRGRSIVTLAPECVPASMIDELIGAGLRIAAGHSDATAAEIGQAVDRGVLGVTHLFNAMSQLNAREPGLVGAALDDDRVFAGIICDGIHVDRAGLRVAFRCKGRDRLMLVTDAMPLVGTTDRQFMLQGRPIMLHENRLTGPDGTLAGAHLTMIEAVRNAVALLGISLADALIMASRTSAAFLGLESELGRIAPGYRADLVACNPNFEIVGTWIGGVGSMGEASEASHRG